In a single window of the Petrotoga olearia DSM 13574 genome:
- a CDS encoding ROK family protein, whose product MLVVGIDLGGTEIKAGLVDEKKGIIKKISRPTEVEKGNAQVIANITKTVRDLTENTEFSAIGIGSPGSIDRKNGIVRFSPNFPNWRNFELVRLIKENINVDVFLENDANAFALGEWYFGKAKGLHDFIALTIGTGIGSGVVCNNTFLTGKDGLAPELGHVVVVPNGPQCGCGNRGCVEATSSAKYIALEARNLLDRYPNSLVLKLAGKKEKIESKHVFQAYEKNDPLASVVCNFAIDALARAIGGYVHALNPEKIIIGGGLSRAGDTLFVPLREMTKKYVMSSFADTYTIEQSSLVEDAGILGAASAAFYAEENPYSL is encoded by the coding sequence ATGTTGGTAGTAGGAATCGATTTAGGGGGCACTGAGATAAAAGCAGGGTTAGTAGATGAAAAAAAAGGAATAATCAAAAAGATTTCTAGACCTACAGAAGTTGAAAAGGGAAATGCTCAGGTAATAGCTAATATAACAAAAACCGTGAGGGATTTAACTGAAAATACTGAATTTTCTGCAATTGGAATAGGTTCACCAGGTTCAATAGATAGAAAAAATGGAATTGTCAGATTTTCCCCAAACTTTCCAAATTGGCGAAATTTTGAATTGGTACGCTTAATAAAAGAAAATATAAACGTTGATGTCTTTTTAGAAAATGATGCAAATGCCTTTGCACTTGGAGAATGGTATTTTGGAAAAGCAAAAGGTTTGCACGATTTCATCGCCTTAACCATTGGAACAGGAATAGGTTCGGGCGTAGTTTGTAACAACACATTTTTAACCGGTAAAGATGGTTTAGCCCCAGAGTTGGGGCATGTTGTGGTTGTACCAAACGGTCCACAATGCGGTTGTGGTAATAGGGGATGTGTAGAAGCTACTTCTTCTGCTAAATATATAGCACTAGAAGCTAGAAATCTGCTAGATAGATATCCGAATAGTCTTGTTTTAAAATTAGCCGGAAAAAAGGAAAAGATTGAATCAAAACATGTTTTTCAAGCTTATGAAAAAAATGATCCTCTTGCCAGTGTAGTTTGTAACTTTGCAATTGATGCGCTTGCAAGGGCTATCGGAGGATATGTTCATGCCCTCAACCCAGAGAAAATTATAATTGGTGGGGGGTTAAGCAGAGCCGGGGATACTCTTTTTGTTCCATTGAGAGAAATGACAAAAAAATATGTTATGAGCAGTTTCGCCGATACTTATACCATAGAACAATCATCTTTAGTAGAAGATGCGGGTATTTTAGGAGCAGCATCTGCAGCCTTTTATGCCGAAGAAAACCCTTATAGTTTATAA
- a CDS encoding asparagine synthetase A produces MAKVEEKDRKVDSVELVKSYLEDETYSDALLVQSEILRLSREFLAEKGFVELLPVIVSTITDPLNHDVFDAQIDYYGNKYYVTKSMILQKQVSVLVHDKIFSFSPNLRLEVAEKYSSGRHLIDFVQLDIEAKEMKREQIMDLMEDLIIYVLEGILTKYSGIIKKYHPNLIVPKKPFQKISVKTAKQLYGDDYEKILSERSEGPVWLIDMPILEREFYDKQDVNNPEVLLDFDLIYPEGHGEGISGGEREHEYEQIVKRIKLKGNGLESYEDYLKLAREGLLKPSAGCGIGIERFTKYILDLDHVEKTRLFAKAPGKYTI; encoded by the coding sequence ATGGCAAAAGTAGAGGAAAAAGATAGAAAAGTGGATTCTGTGGAATTAGTGAAAAGTTATTTAGAGGACGAGACTTACAGTGATGCACTTTTAGTTCAGTCAGAGATACTGAGGTTATCAAGAGAATTTCTTGCTGAAAAGGGTTTTGTTGAGCTTCTTCCGGTTATCGTTTCTACAATTACGGATCCATTAAACCATGACGTTTTTGACGCACAAATTGATTATTATGGTAACAAATATTACGTTACTAAATCTATGATACTGCAAAAACAAGTTAGCGTTTTGGTTCATGATAAAATATTTTCATTTTCACCAAATTTAAGGTTGGAAGTAGCAGAAAAATATTCTTCTGGTAGGCACTTGATTGATTTTGTTCAACTAGATATAGAGGCTAAAGAAATGAAGAGAGAACAGATTATGGATTTGATGGAAGATTTAATAATTTATGTATTAGAAGGTATATTGACAAAATATTCTGGTATAATAAAAAAGTATCACCCAAATTTGATAGTTCCTAAAAAACCTTTTCAAAAAATCAGCGTAAAAACGGCAAAGCAACTTTATGGTGATGATTATGAAAAAATATTATCTGAACGTTCTGAAGGGCCTGTGTGGTTGATAGATATGCCAATTTTAGAAAGAGAATTTTATGATAAACAAGATGTTAATAATCCAGAAGTATTATTAGATTTTGATTTAATATATCCTGAGGGTCATGGTGAAGGCATATCTGGCGGCGAAAGAGAGCATGAGTATGAGCAAATAGTTAAAAGGATTAAATTGAAAGGTAACGGACTTGAAAGTTATGAAGATTATTTAAAATTAGCAAGAGAAGGGTTATTAAAACCGTCCGCAGGTTGTGGCATAGGCATAGAAAGGTTCACCAAATACATATTGGATTTGGATCATGTTGAGAAAACTAGGTTATTTGCCAAAGCTCCTGGAAAGTATACAATTTAG
- a CDS encoding amidohydrolase: protein MILSPYELRHRIHENPELSLEEYQTTELLERTVKEVATFYNVDINLYRPLKTGLIIEYNGGNVDCDEYLLYRADIDALNIKEKTNIDFKSKNEYMHACGHDVHTAILYGFFINVIKNKVKKNIVFLFQPGEESKGGAQKIIESRILDKYSIKAAFALHVNDDFTLGSIASTRGTLFASSLEFFVDFEGVSSHLAFPHQSKNALNALRIFLDVLDKLPKNPMEPFIIGVGKVNAGSAINILPGNSHVEGSIRGVDSEKNLKYFEDMRNVLSGIKIMTGVDFLLNKGSFYPEVVNDLVLYDKFIPKLSKTFNFIDCGLKMTGEDFGFISKKYPSLMCWLGSSKGEHHGLHNPEFLPPDEVIDVGIKVFETFLD from the coding sequence ATGATTCTTTCACCGTACGAATTGAGACATAGAATACATGAGAATCCAGAATTATCTCTTGAAGAGTATCAAACTACCGAATTATTAGAAAGGACTGTAAAAGAAGTCGCAACGTTTTACAATGTCGACATTAACTTATATAGGCCTCTGAAAACAGGACTAATTATTGAGTATAATGGTGGCAATGTTGATTGTGATGAATACCTTCTTTATAGAGCAGATATTGATGCTTTAAACATAAAAGAAAAGACTAACATTGATTTCAAATCCAAAAATGAATATATGCACGCATGTGGTCATGACGTTCATACCGCTATCTTGTATGGCTTTTTTATCAACGTAATAAAAAACAAAGTAAAGAAAAATATAGTTTTTTTATTTCAACCTGGAGAAGAATCAAAGGGCGGAGCACAAAAGATTATCGAAAGTAGAATATTGGATAAATACAGTATCAAAGCGGCTTTTGCACTACATGTCAACGATGATTTCACGTTAGGGAGCATCGCCTCAACTCGTGGTACACTTTTTGCTTCATCGCTTGAATTCTTTGTGGATTTTGAAGGGGTTTCTTCACATCTTGCATTTCCCCATCAATCTAAAAATGCTTTGAACGCCCTTCGCATATTTTTAGATGTGTTGGATAAACTACCAAAAAATCCAATGGAGCCTTTTATAATTGGCGTGGGTAAAGTAAACGCTGGTAGTGCAATCAACATTCTACCAGGAAATTCCCATGTCGAAGGAAGTATAAGAGGCGTGGATTCTGAAAAAAACCTAAAATACTTCGAAGATATGAGAAATGTACTGTCAGGGATAAAGATCATGACAGGTGTTGATTTTTTGTTGAACAAAGGTTCTTTCTATCCCGAAGTTGTTAACGATTTAGTCCTATACGACAAGTTTATTCCTAAACTCTCAAAAACATTTAATTTTATTGATTGTGGCCTAAAAATGACAGGTGAAGACTTTGGCTTCATATCAAAAAAATACCCTTCATTAATGTGTTGGTTAGGAAGTTCTAAAGGCGAACACCACGGTCTTCATAACCCTGAATTTTTACCTCCCGATGAGGTAATAGATGTTGGCATCAAGGTTTTTGAAACATTTTTAGACTAA
- a CDS encoding aspartate aminotransferase family protein, with the protein MSLLKVYNPFPIKVERAEGSYIYDTTGKKFLDTFAGIGVMSFGHSYPPLLKTLKEKMDRYMHTSNFFLDEDAIFVSEKLVNFTEKNGTVYFSNSGAEATEAALKAIKKRASDRRNKIIYFENGFHGRTLGALSINGFKDLREPFEPLLANTIELKFNDVEDLSKFFELFGEETLAVFVEPILGSGGIVPIKPEFASLIEDLRKKYNFILVCDEVQAGLGRTGKIFSYQHFGLSPNIVTIGKSIGGGLPLGGTIFLENLSQAFESGEHGSTFAPNPVALAGARFIVENIPSLLKDVEEKGNYIMQFLKEKNFEKVKEVRGKGLMIGIELQEEDPKMREKGLQEGLLLNVLHNKVIRLLPSLNIQYNDIEKMLVKLEKVLI; encoded by the coding sequence ATGAGCTTACTAAAAGTCTATAACCCTTTTCCAATAAAAGTTGAGAGAGCGGAAGGTTCTTACATTTACGATACAACCGGCAAAAAGTTTTTGGACACATTCGCCGGAATAGGAGTAATGAGTTTTGGGCATTCTTATCCGCCTTTGCTAAAAACGTTGAAAGAAAAGATGGATAGATATATGCACACTTCTAATTTTTTTCTCGATGAAGATGCCATTTTCGTATCAGAAAAACTCGTTAATTTCACCGAGAAAAATGGTACCGTTTACTTCAGTAATTCTGGAGCAGAGGCAACTGAAGCTGCTTTAAAAGCTATTAAAAAAAGAGCCTCAGATAGAAGGAATAAGATCATTTATTTCGAAAATGGTTTTCACGGTCGAACTTTAGGAGCACTTTCTATAAACGGTTTTAAAGATCTAAGAGAGCCATTTGAACCTTTGCTTGCCAATACTATAGAACTGAAGTTCAACGATGTAGAAGATTTAAGTAAATTCTTCGAATTATTTGGCGAGGAAACGTTGGCTGTTTTTGTAGAACCAATTCTTGGCTCTGGAGGGATAGTACCAATCAAACCAGAATTCGCATCTTTGATAGAGGACTTAAGAAAGAAATACAATTTCATTTTAGTCTGTGATGAAGTTCAAGCTGGGCTTGGGCGAACGGGAAAAATCTTTTCATACCAACATTTTGGGTTGTCACCTAATATTGTAACCATCGGGAAATCCATAGGCGGTGGCTTACCTTTGGGAGGTACAATATTTCTTGAAAATCTATCTCAGGCTTTTGAAAGCGGAGAACATGGTTCAACATTTGCTCCAAATCCTGTAGCTTTAGCAGGAGCTAGGTTCATTGTGGAAAATATTCCCTCGCTTTTAAAAGATGTTGAAGAAAAAGGAAATTATATAATGCAATTTTTAAAAGAGAAAAATTTTGAAAAAGTTAAAGAAGTGCGAGGTAAGGGTTTGATGATCGGTATAGAGCTACAAGAAGAAGATCCAAAAATGAGAGAAAAAGGTCTACAAGAGGGCCTTTTGTTGAATGTACTTCATAATAAAGTGATTCGTCTTCTACCTTCTTTAAATATTCAATATAACGATATTGAAAAGATGTTGGTAAAATTAGAGAAGGTTTTAATATGA
- the ispD gene encoding 2-C-methyl-D-erythritol 4-phosphate cytidylyltransferase, producing the protein MVYAIIVAAGEGKRAGFEIPKQFVKLNNQTILRMSSEKFQNSKLIDKFLVVSHRNYVDLTEKEVQTFSKFENVVIGGSSRQESVYNALMYLHKKVNKPDFVCIHDAVRPFVDTNKIDESIYKAKEVGGAVLAEMAENTISQVNNGRIVKTLERSQIYLHHTPQTFDFTKLLKAYQKAEKILSSFTDDASIFIHAGYETAVVEDYRNNIKLTKKQDFELAKCIFELNS; encoded by the coding sequence ATGGTTTATGCGATTATAGTAGCTGCTGGAGAAGGAAAAAGAGCAGGGTTTGAAATACCAAAACAATTTGTTAAATTAAATAACCAAACCATATTGAGAATGTCGTCTGAAAAATTCCAGAATTCAAAATTAATAGATAAGTTTCTCGTCGTATCTCATAGAAACTACGTGGATTTAACAGAAAAAGAGGTTCAAACCTTTTCAAAATTTGAGAATGTAGTAATTGGCGGAAGTAGCAGGCAGGAAAGTGTTTATAATGCCCTAATGTATTTGCACAAAAAAGTGAATAAGCCTGATTTTGTTTGCATTCATGATGCCGTCAGACCTTTCGTTGATACTAATAAAATAGACGAAAGCATCTACAAGGCAAAAGAAGTAGGCGGGGCTGTATTAGCAGAAATGGCGGAAAATACGATTTCCCAAGTGAATAATGGAAGGATTGTAAAAACTTTAGAAAGATCCCAAATTTATCTGCACCATACCCCTCAAACTTTCGATTTCACTAAATTACTCAAAGCTTACCAAAAAGCAGAAAAGATCCTATCTTCTTTTACCGATGATGCCTCTATATTTATCCATGCTGGTTATGAAACGGCGGTTGTTGAAGATTACAGAAATAACATTAAACTCACGAAAAAACAAGATTTTGAACTGGCAAAATGTATTTTTGAATTAAATTCTTAG